The DNA window CAATGAGTGTTGAGTATTTCAAACCAATTTATTCTCAATTCCTGTCATAAATGCTTGATAACTATAGAAATACTTGACAAActtaaataatgatttattaaaCGAGAAAAAATAGAGATGGGACTAACAGCTTGATTGTTCCATGAGACTATTTTGGTGGTTAATTTTTCCCTGTAGTGATAACAGAGAGTGGTGCAATGAAGGAAAGTGGTGAAGCTGTTAGAAGATTAATTGGAAAGAATTAGGCAAACAAAGGCAAAAATGGGGCCCGGCCCAACTTTGAAACCTCCCAACCTGACTCATTGTTTAGCccagatttaaaattaattgatgtgGTAGTTTTTCTAACGTGACCTAATCAACTTGGTGGGTCCAAAgacaatataaaaaaccaataaaaaagctGGTTTGgctttaaaacaaatttaagataACATCCTTTTTTTCAGTATTTAGATTGTGATATTGTTGATCGACTTTGGCTTTGCtgtttaacctgtcaaaccaacAACCTGGATCATGGACTCTATtgggtttaaatattttttttaactatttcttacctaatgatataataacaaaaatagatgctcaTAATATTGATGAGCACTAACAAAATATtgtgatatttgtttgagattacgATAACTTTATaggaagcaaacaaaaaaaattataaaaccagttcaaaatcaatgagatgtttaaagatgaaattaaaaaaataaatagcctAAAATacttcgataaaaaaaataaaagatgaaatttaaaaagaaaataaaaaaggcaactCATTCACTCTTCACATAAGCAGTGAAGAAGCTGGGTTGTTCCAGTTCTTATAGTAAAGACTAGTTAGGTGGCCTGCGCTACACCGCGGGCTAATttgtttgacataaaaaaatatcaaaaaaagctaagatccaAGAGCGTTAGGTCTATTTATAAAGCTAGACCCAAGAGTCCTGGACCTCGTTGCAACGCCtaacccaagagtaatatttataatattaattataataataccaatagtaatatttattatacaaataataatattctaaatattaataataatattaaacttgtctgacccaagttcttatagttttttatcccttgaaatcaaatttaaggtttttttttcgatagtaataatatttttttaaaaaattattaatgataatgataacaaTAAGAATAATACTAATGATTATAAACTCGGTTCTGATGACCCAGCCAGACCTAAgtttaaatataattgaaaatttataggttttttatttattaagttgagaatgtttttttttaaatagcgaCAAGTCACCTTAATGATAGGTGACCTGCATCATCTAATatatttgatgataaaaaattagGATAAGTTTTTGGGCcttaaaaacctaattttcaactctttctgcttaaaaacacctttaaatataatatgatcCTTAAAAGAGCACTTAACAATCTCAAAACACCCCAAAAtcactctaaaaataaaaaccaatcgaataaaaaaacaaatgaatcccaatctaatctaaaaaacaagGAGATACCATCTTCATTAAACTATTctcaagaagaaaaattcattgACAGAATGATcgcttttatttttgtgtatgGAATGTAACTAATTAACAACTTTCTCTCTATTTCGCTATTTTCTAGcaactctttctttcttttcttaaatctaaggattaaaaaataaataaaataaatttttgaatcaaaatcaaaattttaagacTTTTGAGATTggtcatgcatttttttttcatgttttacatTACAGTCCTCtctttaaatattatctttctacaataatttaaaattttatatgatgaaATTAGGTCAGAGaagaattcaataaaaaaatatggaaatgaaattaaaaaaacaagagaaaaaatgaaaagaaaaaaaataaagagatcaCGATTCATGAACAATGAAACTCCTTTCAGCTATTAGTATAGAGTTAGTTCCAATGCCTAAACGTAACACTCATAATATACACCAATCATTATACAATACTttaaatggtgtgggggaatcactgttTCCCTACACACAAAgtactgtggattacaacagtattCCATAGtgctttcctcttcttttttttttgctaacttttcccttttttttctttttttttcaaaattactttttttttcaactttcctattttttcttttttttttccaaaattatttttgttgattttactttttaaatattaacctattaaaatttttgctttgtaatttttttctttaaaatactgtggattgctgcaatgtttttccacatagtttttctattttatttctttatttttcaaaattatatttgtagatttttttttaatattgagctgattgagagttgagttttgtaattttttttctttaaaacattgttggtTGCTATAATGTTTCttcgcatggttttttttatgattttctccgtaattatcttttttttattttattttttaatatggagctggttaaaaattacagttacaatatgtgaggaaaacactgtaactttcctcgaaaattattgttgattgctacagtgttttttcccacatgattttttcctgtttttgttatgtttttccctaaaattatctttatcaattttattttttaaatattaagctggttaagaattgcaattacaagtaaatacaagtttttcctcacaaaacactatggattgatacagtttttcctcacatggtttttttccagtttcttttgtgttttctttttttgtaatttttttttccaaaattatcttcgtcgattttattttttttaatattgagttggttagaatttaactttgtaataaagcttaatcatgtggggaaagcattgtagctttgctcataaaacattatggattgctacagtgtctctccgcatggttttatttttgttataatttttctcaaaatatctttttcaattttatttttttaatattgagttgtttgtgaattacaattacaagtcattacaaataaggctaaatcatgtggggaagcactgtagctttcatcacaaaacactgtgaattgctacagtgtttccagaatgatttgttttttctttttttggtgtttgttttgttatttttttcttctaaaattatctatgtcgatttttttttaaatatcgagctgattaagaatttagctttgtaatttttttctttaaaacactgtgaattgttgcagtgtttttccatgtgatttttttatgatattttccaaaattatctttgtcgatttttttttgaatattgagttggttaagaattataattacaataaagctaaattatatgaggaaagcgttgtagtttttctcacaaaacaccgtggcttgctacaatatttctctaaatggttttttattttattttattgggaaaagcgctatagttttcctcacagaacattgtcaattgctacaacgttttttctcatgggtttttctccttccaaaattatctttgttggtttttttttttaatattaagttggtagagaatttagctttgtaatttttttttctttttattaactgaaaagctaaatcatgtggcgaaagcactgtatctttccttacaaaatattgtagattgctacaaatcattttgttcagtctctaagtttttgatcaccaacacaactttttttcccgtcatgaaatatttgctccatcatacatttaatttctattacttatctagcgtttgttcacaattataacactgtcaagtgcatttattttataagcccgcggcagcgtgcgggcatgtcatctcgttTATAATTATTTGGGATCCACAATCACCActtattattattcaacatattaatttgtatgaaaTTCTAGTATATTTCATTTGTTCATAAATTCTTTTACACGGCTTAATTGAGAGGAGTTTTTTTTACGTTCATACATGGATAGGAATGCATTGTTGCAACAAAAGTACAATATCTATTCGCAAAGCATGTAGCTCATCAAACTTCTATCTTGGGAATGCTAAAAGCTGATGAAcagctattttatttattccatAAATATCGTTCCACACGGGCAGTCATGAACGCTTCAATTCTGGTAGAAACTGGTAATGCATACTCCAATTTCTGCAAAATGCAATTTTAAGCAGTAATCTACTTGAAGAACTCCATGACccaaaaattacaaacaaaggTTTCAAATTTGATGCCACGGAATCCAGCTGCAGTGGCCAGGGCCATGAATTCATCTTCAGTCCGTTCTTTCCCTCCTGGGTTTTGAGACATCATCATCAGTACATCAAGTTGCGAGATCGCTTTCGCAGCAGGGCTTGTCTTGGCCGTGATCGGAAGAACTGATTCCATAACAATTACCTTCCCATCCTCTGGAATAGCTTTGTAGCAGTTCTTCAACAACTTCAAGCAGTGATCATCACTCCAATTATGGAGTATCCACTATAAGATTATATATCCATTAGTCGTTATTAGTGATTTTGGTGTCTAAAATTGAGCAAGTAGATTATATGCCGTCAGAATTTTGGTACCTTCAGGAAAATGGCATCTCCTTTGGGAACACTTTCAAACATATCTCCTCCCACGTGCTCCACACCTGCATGAGAAACCAGTTCCCACATCTATGACCAAGTCTTTCATTGTCTAGTCTTTTCCTTATCCTGTAAAGCCTGTGATTCTCTGCaaacttctcttcttttcttttgggttcACTGAAAACATTTTTATGGGTAAAGTATATGTGTGGCTTGTCATGTTTTAGATTGTGGCACCTCAAATTTCAGATTTTGGTCATACGAGGTTTGAAGTTTCAGGCAGATTCATTAATGAATACGGAGCATGTTATCATGTTTTCCTAAATTCTCTCAATTTGTCAATTTAATTTTCCCACAGTGTTTGATTAACCTTAATCAATGACAGAAACATGAGCAAGTATCAGCGGAACcagaaagaataaaatttaacaattacCATGAATTAAACGTAAGGAGAGGAGGAACAAAACATACCAGGATAGGCCGGCGCATGCTCTATAACATGTGGCAAGTCGAAATTGATACCCTTGATCTGGGGATATTTAGACGTTACTGCCTTCATAGTGTGTCCCAAGCCACCACCAATATCAACCAGCTGTTTCAGGTTCTTGAAACCATTGTATTTCTCAAGCATATTTCCATTTACAACAGTGGTTTGGTTGTACATTGCTGTGTTGAATACCTGATTGAACCTAGGGTCCAAGCCATTGTACTCAAAGGCATGTACTCCATGGACTCTGTGAAACGCAACTCCTCCTTCAAGAACTGCATCTTTTAGTTGAGACCTAGCAGGAAACGGATAAACATTGAGATTAGCTAGCTGCCCTTATCAACAAAATAGAGAGAGATAGGGGAGAGAAATGATGATAAGAGGTACAATgtttactaatattattatagtAAATTGAAGCaagcaaaaattaaatagaaaaaatgtgacAATAGATAGGGAGTGACAAACCAGCTCTGTAAGATGACGTTTTCATGATTCAAGGCCATGAAGGGGGCCAAAGAAACACCATTTTGGTTGCGCACAAAGTACATGGACACAGGAGCCAGACTGTAGAACCTCTCCGAGCCATCGACAAAACAACAAAGCACTTGGTGGCTAGCCAAGAGCCTTAGAATACGGTCCACCATCTTTGGTGTATCGGGGTTATCTGTGGGCAACTTGGCTGCGATATCTGCAGCAGAGAGTTTGACATCTGGACCTGCTTTGGCTATGATCTCAAAGATGCCAAGCTGAATCGCCGTGTGTAGAGTCATGGGTAGCACTGAGCTCAAAGCTAGTTGCATGGCATATCCAAAGTTTTCATCTTTCGCTTCATCAACTTGACTGACGTGGTTTTCTATAGAAGATGCCATAATGTTTTTTGAGGATGTCGATCAATTTTAGATAGAAGAAACCGGATGGGTTTATGAATATTCGGCTTCAAAAGTATTTATAATGGAAGATTGGATGAAATAGTTGACAATGAAGTAATCTTTTTATTAGAGGTGtaacaaaaaactgaaaaactgattTAATCGAgaatactgaaaaaaaaataacacaaaaacaaactattctTGTaaactataacaaaaaaataaaagaaaatgtcgTAAGAACAATGTGTAACTAATACAGTCATTAGAGTAAGAACAATGTTTAACTAATACATTCATTAGAGATTGTGTTGTAGTtgtaaatgagttttttaacatttctataatattttttagatatttaaatataaaaacatttaacttGAACTCATTAGAGCTAAcatgaaaataatcaaaagagtAATAGGTTGTCTGACGCGATCGACATGTAATAGTTTTAGTGTTTTAGAAGAAATTATGTTGTTTagatgtttgatttttattttctaaaaaaaacacacttgtaatgcttttgtttctcttttttgtattttcttttaaatgatatcAAGAATCTAGTTGTATtttagccctttttttttttttttgctgaaaagtagtttctatttggaaagtgaattccgaaaaagtgaattatttttcaatgtttggtagtgtaatgaaaaataagttggaaacactttctagtgtttggttatg is part of the Populus trichocarpa isolate Nisqually-1 chromosome 2, P.trichocarpa_v4.1, whole genome shotgun sequence genome and encodes:
- the LOC7487746 gene encoding esculetin O-methyltransferase isoform X3, whose amino-acid sequence is MASSIENHVSQVDEAKDENFGYAMQLALSSVLPMTLHTAIQLGIFEIIAKAGPDVKLSAADIAAKLPTDNPDTPKMVDRILRLLASHQVLCCFVDGSERFYSLAPVSMYFVRNQNGVSLAPFMALNHENVILQSWSQLKDAVLEGGVAFHRVHGVHAFEYNGLDPRFNQVFNTAMYNQTTVVNGNMLEKYNGFKNLKQLVDIGGGLGHTMKAVTSKYPQIKGINFDLPHVIEHAPAYPGVEHVGGDMFESVPKGDAIFLKWILHNWSDDHCLKLLKNCYKAIPEDGKVIVMESVLPITAKTSPAAKAISQLDVLMMMSQNPGGKERTEDEFMALATAAGFRGIKFETFVCNFWVMEFFK